A single genomic interval of Tsukamurella paurometabola harbors:
- a CDS encoding Rv3235 family protein: MGAIILAADGARPRAPRTPVPGFVVLRAPDAEPPAQPLARVRAARPAPPLPAPSESAAPEPIALPGPVAAVHPDAHRFVLSTLRPVFEVLDRRRPAKHLATIASGTVVDVLRTLAEKGPAGTVSAWGSVHVETPRALPARSRRPRGAEIGAEIFLTYTRGERVLAAAGRVEAAAGRWRWVAFTTAA, from the coding sequence ATGGGGGCGATCATTCTCGCGGCCGACGGGGCACGGCCCCGCGCGCCGCGCACACCGGTACCGGGCTTCGTCGTGCTGCGCGCGCCGGACGCCGAACCGCCCGCGCAGCCGCTCGCGCGCGTCCGGGCGGCGCGCCCCGCCCCGCCGCTGCCGGCACCGTCGGAATCGGCGGCGCCGGAACCGATCGCACTGCCCGGCCCCGTGGCCGCGGTGCACCCCGACGCGCACCGCTTCGTGCTCTCGACGCTGCGGCCCGTCTTCGAGGTGCTGGACCGGCGGCGTCCCGCGAAGCACCTCGCGACGATCGCGTCCGGCACCGTCGTCGACGTGCTGCGGACGCTCGCCGAGAAGGGGCCGGCCGGCACCGTCTCCGCGTGGGGCAGCGTGCACGTCGAGACGCCGCGCGCCCTTCCCGCGCGCTCCCGCCGGCCGCGCGGCGCGGAGATCGGTGCCGAGATCTTCCTGACCTACACCCGCGGGGAGCGAGTGCTCGCCGCGGCGGGCCGGGTCGAAGCCGCGGCCGGACGGTGGCGGTGGGTCGCGTTCACGACGGCCGCGTGA
- a CDS encoding fatty acid desaturase family protein has translation MAITDIPEYAHLTEADVETLGAELDAIRRDIEAARGESDVRYLQRTIAAQRGLEVAGRLMLLGAHKRGFWWGSAVSLGLAKIIENMELGHNIMHGQWDWMNDPEVHSTTWEWDNAGTSRLWKHTHNYVHHKYTNVLDMDDDVGYKTLRVTRDQPWTPFNAGNLVYNTLLMLLFEYGVAIQHLELGRAVQKWNKPWYDQEKFKADAAEVGRKIGRQALKDYVAAPLVGVPFGGKRGWRKALTATITANVIRNIWTNAVIFCGHFPDGAEKFTEQDVDNETQAEWYLRQMLGSANLSGGPVIDFLSGNLSYQIEHHLFPDLPSNRLAEIGVRVRALCEKYDLPYTIGPLHVQYYKSWRTIAKLSLPDKYLRDTADDAPETASEAMFAGTEFAEPRIDERTGRRFGLKAARAAVHARRGRRRP, from the coding sequence ATGGCGATCACCGACATCCCCGAGTACGCGCACCTCACCGAGGCCGACGTCGAGACCCTGGGCGCCGAGCTGGACGCGATCCGGCGCGACATCGAGGCCGCGCGCGGTGAGTCCGACGTCCGCTACCTGCAGCGCACCATCGCGGCGCAGCGCGGGCTGGAGGTGGCCGGCCGGCTGATGCTCCTCGGCGCGCACAAGCGCGGCTTCTGGTGGGGCTCGGCGGTCTCGCTGGGGCTCGCGAAGATCATCGAGAACATGGAGCTCGGGCACAACATCATGCACGGGCAGTGGGATTGGATGAACGATCCCGAGGTGCACTCCACGACGTGGGAGTGGGACAACGCCGGCACGTCGCGACTGTGGAAGCACACGCACAACTACGTGCACCACAAGTACACCAACGTCCTCGACATGGACGACGACGTGGGCTACAAGACCCTCCGCGTGACCCGCGACCAGCCGTGGACCCCGTTCAACGCGGGCAACCTCGTCTACAACACGCTGCTCATGCTGCTCTTCGAGTACGGCGTCGCGATCCAGCACCTCGAGCTCGGCCGGGCGGTGCAGAAGTGGAACAAGCCCTGGTACGACCAGGAGAAGTTCAAGGCCGACGCCGCCGAGGTCGGCCGCAAGATCGGCCGCCAGGCGCTCAAGGACTACGTCGCGGCGCCGCTCGTCGGTGTGCCCTTCGGCGGTAAGCGCGGGTGGCGCAAGGCGCTCACCGCCACGATCACCGCGAACGTCATCCGCAACATCTGGACGAACGCCGTGATCTTCTGCGGTCACTTCCCCGACGGTGCCGAGAAGTTCACCGAGCAGGACGTGGACAACGAGACGCAGGCCGAGTGGTACCTGCGCCAGATGCTGGGCAGCGCCAACCTCTCCGGCGGCCCGGTCATCGACTTCCTCTCCGGCAACCTGAGCTACCAGATCGAGCACCACCTGTTCCCGGATCTTCCCTCGAATCGGTTGGCGGAGATCGGTGTCCGCGTGCGCGCGCTGTGCGAGAAGTACGACCTGCCGTACACGATCGGCCCGCTGCACGTGCAGTACTACAAGTCCTGGCGGACCATCGCGAAGCTGTCGCTGCCGGACAAGTACCTGCGCGACACCGCCGACGATGCGCCCGAGACGGCATCGGAGGCGATGTTCGCCGGCACGGAGTTCGCCGAGCCGCGCATCGACGAGCGCACCGGCCGCCGCTTCGGGCTCAAGGCCGCCCGTGCGGCGGTGCACGCCCGACGGGGCCGTCGCCGGCCCTGA
- a CDS encoding fatty acid desaturase family protein, whose translation MAITDVGEYAHLDDADIEQLALELDAIRAEVEASRGERDARYIRGVIRAQRALEAAGRLTILGSKSRWFWAAGAGMLGVAKIIENMELGHNVMHGQWDWMNDPEIHSTTWEWDMACPGAHWKHSHNFLHHKYTNVVGKDLDVGYGVLRVTRDEQWQAKRSAQFLNNLFLGLTFEWGIALHDIELAEAIAGNKPWPQTRKQLRELGVKASRQLGKDFLLYPAISKVLGGSFGRTLSANLTANVIRNIWTYVVIFCGHFPDGAEKFTTESIVDETPGEWYLRQMLGSANISGGRAMDFMTGNLSYQIEHHMFPDLPSNRLSEIAVKVRAICEKYDIPYTEGPLLRQYYLSQRTIAKLSLPDRWLRATSDDAPETASELRFHAVRERLQQAQEAAHDRLAHAQEAAQDRLAHAQEAAHDRLAHAQENAHERLAHAREAAHAAQEEVERVGLRSAIAEAARHKVEQKRLEVEAKRACRARRRRSGVA comes from the coding sequence GTGGCTATCACTGATGTCGGCGAATACGCCCATCTCGACGACGCCGACATCGAGCAGCTCGCGCTGGAACTGGACGCGATCCGTGCCGAGGTCGAGGCGTCGCGCGGCGAACGGGACGCGCGGTACATCCGTGGCGTGATCCGGGCGCAGCGCGCCCTGGAAGCGGCGGGCAGGCTCACGATCCTCGGCTCGAAGAGCCGGTGGTTCTGGGCTGCGGGCGCGGGCATGCTCGGGGTCGCCAAGATCATCGAGAACATGGAGCTCGGGCACAACGTCATGCACGGGCAATGGGATTGGATGAACGATCCCGAGATCCACTCCACCACGTGGGAGTGGGACATGGCGTGCCCGGGCGCGCACTGGAAGCACTCGCACAACTTCCTGCACCACAAGTACACCAACGTCGTGGGTAAGGACCTCGACGTGGGCTACGGCGTGCTCCGCGTGACCCGCGACGAGCAGTGGCAGGCCAAGCGCTCCGCGCAGTTCCTCAACAACCTCTTCCTCGGGCTCACCTTCGAGTGGGGCATCGCCCTGCACGACATCGAGCTGGCCGAGGCGATCGCCGGGAACAAGCCGTGGCCGCAGACCCGCAAGCAGCTCCGTGAGCTGGGTGTCAAGGCGTCGCGGCAGCTGGGCAAGGACTTCCTGCTGTACCCGGCGATCAGCAAGGTGCTGGGCGGCTCCTTCGGGCGCACCCTGTCGGCGAACCTCACCGCGAACGTGATCCGCAACATCTGGACCTACGTGGTCATCTTCTGCGGGCACTTCCCCGACGGTGCCGAGAAGTTCACCACCGAGTCGATCGTCGACGAGACGCCCGGCGAGTGGTACCTGCGGCAGATGCTGGGCAGCGCGAACATCTCCGGCGGCCGAGCCATGGACTTCATGACGGGCAATCTGAGCTACCAGATCGAGCACCACATGTTCCCGGACCTGCCGTCGAACCGGCTGTCCGAGATCGCCGTGAAGGTGCGCGCGATCTGCGAGAAGTACGACATCCCCTACACCGAGGGGCCGCTGCTGCGGCAGTACTACCTGTCGCAGCGCACCATCGCCAAGCTGTCCCTGCCGGACCGGTGGCTGCGCGCCACGTCGGACGACGCCCCCGAGACGGCGTCCGAGCTGCGCTTCCACGCGGTCCGGGAGCGCCTGCAGCAGGCCCAGGAGGCTGCGCACGATCGGCTGGCGCACGCGCAGGAGGCCGCGCAGGACCGCCTGGCGCACGCGCAGGAGGCCGCGCACGACCGCCTCGCGCACGCGCAGGAGAACGCCCATGAGCGGCTCGCGCACGCCCGGGAGGCCGCGCACGCCGCCCAGGAGGAGGTCGAACGGGTGGGGCTGCGCTCCGCGATCGCCGAGGCCGCGCGCCACAAGGTCGAGCAGAAGCGGCTCGAGGTCGAGGCCAAGCGGGCGTGTCGCGCCCGTCGCCGCCGCTCGGGCGTGGCGTAG
- a CDS encoding DUF6912 family protein, with the protein MTVRVYVPSTLAGLQVLQRDGELFPLGGTVFGVTPALREAYTSGDDEELAEAAMRHAARASLRLLAVDEPDGAEDGGAAPDPVRRVVITADVPAAKERPDLDDAVLKVTEPIRLRDVLAVHVDVSEAEQAVARAAQLVDAADLGDEDAELAVGDAEDHDLAWYATQELPFLLELL; encoded by the coding sequence ATGACGGTCCGCGTGTACGTGCCCAGCACTCTGGCGGGACTGCAGGTCCTGCAGCGCGACGGTGAGCTCTTCCCGTTGGGCGGCACCGTCTTCGGGGTCACCCCCGCATTGCGTGAGGCGTACACGTCGGGGGACGACGAGGAACTCGCCGAGGCCGCCATGCGGCACGCCGCGCGCGCCTCGCTGCGCCTGCTCGCGGTCGACGAGCCCGACGGTGCCGAGGACGGCGGTGCCGCACCGGATCCCGTGCGGCGCGTGGTGATCACCGCCGACGTCCCCGCGGCCAAGGAGCGCCCCGACCTCGACGACGCGGTGCTCAAGGTGACCGAGCCGATCCGGTTGCGGGACGTGCTCGCCGTGCACGTCGACGTCTCCGAGGCCGAGCAGGCGGTGGCCCGCGCCGCGCAGCTGGTCGACGCCGCGGATCTCGGCGACGAGGACGCCGAGCTCGCCGTGGGCGACGCCGAGGACCACGACCTGGCCTGGTACGCCACGCAGGAGCTGCCGTTCCTGCTGGAACTGCTCTAG
- a CDS encoding fatty acid desaturase family protein: protein MAITDIAEYAHLTDADIEALGAELDALRREIEESRGEEDAKYIRRVIKSQRIAEAAGRVFGLGAGMKGWKGKAAWAASAACLSYAKVIENNELGHNIMHGQWDWMNDPEIHSTSWEWDSASDGKFWRHTHNYMHHKYTNVTDMDDDIGYGILRVTRDQPWEPYMLFNPVYNLILMTGFQYGKAVQHLELMNAMKAALNGGEQYANYDWEEFRSRLKVVLTKITKQTAKDYVFFPALAVPFTGARGYKKAASANFVANTVRDVWDHMTIFCGHFPDDAEKFTIEDIENETLPEWYLRQMLGTANFEGSNALHFITGHLGRQIEHHLYPDLPSNRYNYINSRLVEICEKYDLPYNSGPMWKQYAESWRTIIKLSLPDRFLKATADDAPETHSNKRFYDENGKTTVVKGEIDADGNRRGLRSHVEELAAAK, encoded by the coding sequence GTGGCTATCACTGACATCGCGGAGTACGCGCACCTCACCGACGCCGATATCGAGGCGCTCGGAGCCGAGCTGGATGCGCTGCGCCGCGAGATCGAGGAGAGCCGCGGCGAGGAGGACGCCAAGTACATCCGCCGCGTGATCAAGAGCCAGCGCATCGCGGAGGCCGCGGGCCGCGTCTTCGGCCTCGGTGCGGGGATGAAGGGCTGGAAGGGCAAGGCCGCGTGGGCCGCCTCCGCCGCGTGCCTCTCGTACGCCAAGGTGATCGAGAACAACGAGCTCGGCCACAACATCATGCACGGCCAGTGGGACTGGATGAACGATCCGGAGATCCACTCGACCAGCTGGGAGTGGGACAGCGCCTCGGACGGCAAATTCTGGCGCCACACCCACAACTACATGCACCACAAGTACACCAACGTCACCGACATGGACGACGACATCGGCTACGGCATTCTGCGCGTCACGCGCGACCAGCCGTGGGAGCCGTACATGCTGTTCAACCCGGTGTACAACCTCATCCTCATGACGGGCTTCCAGTACGGCAAGGCCGTGCAGCACCTCGAGCTGATGAACGCCATGAAGGCGGCGCTCAACGGCGGCGAGCAGTACGCGAACTACGACTGGGAGGAGTTCCGCAGCCGGCTCAAGGTGGTGCTCACCAAGATCACCAAGCAGACCGCGAAGGACTACGTCTTCTTCCCGGCGCTGGCCGTGCCGTTCACCGGCGCCCGTGGCTACAAGAAGGCCGCTTCGGCCAACTTCGTCGCGAACACCGTGCGCGACGTGTGGGACCACATGACCATCTTCTGCGGGCACTTCCCGGACGACGCCGAGAAGTTCACCATCGAGGACATCGAGAACGAGACCCTGCCGGAGTGGTACCTGCGCCAGATGCTGGGCACCGCGAACTTCGAGGGCAGCAACGCCCTGCACTTCATCACCGGTCACCTGGGCCGCCAGATCGAGCACCACCTGTACCCGGACCTGCCGTCGAACCGCTACAACTACATCAACTCGCGCCTGGTCGAGATCTGCGAGAAGTACGACCTGCCCTACAACAGCGGTCCGATGTGGAAGCAGTACGCGGAGTCGTGGCGCACCATCATCAAGCTCTCGCTGCCCGACCGGTTCCTGAAGGCCACCGCGGACGATGCGCCCGAGACCCACTCCAACAAGCGGTTCTACGACGAGAACGGCAAGACCACCGTGGTCAAGGGCGAGATCGATGCAGATGGCAACCGTCGCGGCCTGCGCTCGCACGTCGAGGAGCTGGCGGCCGCGAAGTAA
- a CDS encoding FAD-dependent oxidoreductase gives MKPLRVAIVGSGPSGFFAAGNLLEQDDIEVQVDVFDRLPTPFGLVRYGVAPDHPAIKSVTKIFDRTAQHENFRYFGNVEVATDVQASELAQWYDAVIYAIGASGGRRLEVDGAWLPGNHPSSDFVGWYNGHPDRRDLDVDLGVERAVVIGNGNVALDAARILVTDTDKLSGTDMAEHALQALHGSSVREVVVLGRRGAEQAAFTPAEVAELGKLPGVDVIVDPADVPAEDKERDKARPPVERNNLKQLRRLAAQEPTGADRRIVLKFLRSVVGINGDDRVRTVSVATNELVEGEDGCVEAQPTGAVAEHEAGLVIHAVGYHGTPIPGIPFDTERGVFRNADSRIVGYDGAPLPGHYVVGWIKRGPSGVIPTNRDCARDTVSVLLADVAEGKLARSEFDGAQVEKLIVDRVPNLVEYDGWMAIDAHETALAEEDDRPRVKLTSVDAMIDAAQAAATE, from the coding sequence ATGAAGCCCTTGCGCGTCGCCATCGTGGGGTCCGGGCCGTCGGGATTCTTCGCCGCCGGCAACCTGCTCGAGCAGGACGACATCGAGGTCCAGGTCGACGTCTTCGACCGGCTGCCCACCCCGTTCGGCCTGGTCCGCTACGGCGTCGCGCCCGATCATCCCGCGATCAAGTCCGTCACCAAGATCTTCGACCGCACCGCTCAGCACGAGAACTTCCGCTACTTCGGCAACGTCGAGGTCGCGACCGACGTCCAGGCCTCCGAGCTGGCCCAGTGGTACGACGCCGTGATCTACGCGATCGGGGCGTCCGGTGGACGTCGCCTCGAGGTCGACGGTGCCTGGCTCCCCGGTAACCACCCGTCGAGCGACTTCGTGGGCTGGTACAACGGCCACCCCGACCGCCGCGACCTCGACGTGGACCTGGGCGTCGAGCGCGCCGTCGTCATCGGCAACGGCAACGTCGCGCTGGACGCGGCCCGCATCCTCGTCACCGACACCGACAAGCTGTCGGGCACCGACATGGCCGAGCACGCGCTGCAGGCCCTGCACGGCTCCTCGGTCCGGGAGGTCGTGGTCCTGGGCCGGCGCGGCGCCGAGCAGGCGGCGTTCACCCCCGCCGAGGTCGCCGAGCTGGGCAAGCTGCCCGGCGTCGACGTGATCGTCGACCCGGCCGATGTGCCCGCCGAGGACAAGGAGCGCGACAAGGCCCGCCCGCCGGTCGAGCGCAACAACCTCAAGCAGCTGCGCCGGCTCGCCGCGCAGGAGCCCACCGGGGCGGACCGCCGGATCGTCCTCAAGTTCCTGCGCTCGGTGGTGGGAATCAACGGCGACGATCGCGTCCGCACCGTCTCGGTCGCGACGAACGAACTGGTCGAGGGCGAGGACGGCTGCGTCGAAGCGCAGCCCACCGGCGCCGTCGCCGAGCACGAGGCGGGCCTGGTGATCCACGCCGTCGGTTACCACGGCACCCCCATCCCGGGCATCCCGTTCGACACCGAGCGGGGCGTCTTCCGCAACGCCGACAGCCGGATCGTCGGCTACGACGGTGCGCCCCTGCCGGGCCATTACGTCGTCGGCTGGATCAAGCGCGGCCCGTCGGGCGTGATCCCCACCAACCGCGACTGCGCCCGTGACACCGTGTCGGTGCTGCTCGCGGACGTCGCGGAGGGGAAGCTCGCGCGCAGCGAGTTCGACGGTGCACAGGTGGAGAAGCTCATCGTCGACCGCGTGCCGAACCTCGTCGAGTACGACGGCTGGATGGCCATCGACGCGCACGAGACCGCGCTCGCCGAGGAGGACGACCGCCCGCGCGTGAAGCTGACCAGCGTGGACGCCATGATCGACGCGGCGCAGGCCGCCGCCACCGAATGA
- a CDS encoding META domain-containing protein yields the protein MTVRGTRLAAALLVGAGVGAFAPVASAAPLPLVGTQWRFESSGVARTAPVKYTGSPAFFRIDRERGGGGNDGCNVFGMNAEVKGDRVTFSGLVSTLRMCYVPGAGEQFRKAFSGPRTVTITGNRLQVSDGPRGYWNFVAVAPGPAR from the coding sequence ATGACGGTGCGCGGTACCCGGTTGGCGGCGGCCCTCCTCGTGGGGGCCGGCGTCGGCGCGTTCGCGCCCGTGGCGTCCGCCGCGCCGCTGCCCCTGGTCGGGACGCAGTGGAGGTTCGAGTCGAGTGGCGTCGCGCGGACCGCTCCCGTGAAGTACACCGGATCGCCCGCGTTCTTCCGCATCGACCGCGAGCGCGGCGGCGGCGGGAACGACGGCTGCAACGTCTTCGGTATGAACGCCGAGGTCAAGGGCGACCGCGTGACCTTCAGCGGCCTCGTCTCCACCCTGCGGATGTGCTACGTGCCCGGCGCGGGCGAGCAGTTCCGCAAGGCCTTCTCCGGCCCGCGCACCGTCACGATCACGGGGAACCGGCTGCAGGTGTCCGACGGTCCGCGGGGCTACTGGAACTTCGTCGCCGTCGCGCCCGGTCCCGCGCGCTGA
- a CDS encoding Uma2 family endonuclease: MAAPVHDDGRFDPLVEFAGGWTTELAEEYLPIDRLPPVAYECLGGRLVMGPVEGSANSWGELELASVMRLPARKAGYVVYNPLNVLFDSQTWIIPDLVVLREPARQATWVDAAQVVMPVEFVSLSSRRRDRIDKPALCAAAGVPFFLRVEIDGAYVAVELSELVDGAYVSRQRAVGGQLFRADIPFAMSFDPLELLEPGVAPS; this comes from the coding sequence ATGGCGGCACCAGTGCACGACGACGGTCGTTTCGACCCGCTCGTCGAGTTCGCCGGGGGGTGGACGACGGAGCTGGCGGAGGAGTATCTGCCGATCGACAGGCTTCCGCCGGTGGCGTACGAATGTCTCGGGGGGAGACTGGTCATGGGTCCGGTGGAGGGGTCCGCCAACAGTTGGGGAGAACTCGAGCTGGCGTCCGTGATGCGGCTGCCGGCTCGGAAGGCGGGGTACGTCGTGTACAACCCCCTCAATGTGCTCTTCGATTCGCAGACGTGGATCATCCCGGACCTCGTGGTCCTGCGCGAGCCGGCGCGGCAGGCCACGTGGGTGGACGCGGCACAGGTCGTGATGCCGGTGGAGTTCGTCTCGCTCAGCAGCCGACGGCGTGACCGGATCGACAAGCCGGCGCTGTGCGCAGCGGCGGGGGTGCCGTTCTTCCTGCGGGTCGAGATCGACGGGGCGTACGTCGCCGTCGAACTCAGTGAGCTGGTCGACGGCGCGTACGTCTCACGGCAGCGCGCCGTCGGTGGTCAGCTGTTCCGGGCGGACATCCCGTTCGCCATGAGTTTCGACCCGCTCGAACTCCTCGAGCCGGGAGTGGCCCCGAGCTGA
- a CDS encoding lysophospholipid acyltransferase family protein → MSLSSLRAAFRYRVARHLLIGPALWVWGRPEYTGLENIPRTGPVILAANHLAISDSFYVVQSARRPVSFLAKADYFTEPGLKGRFKKVFFSGMGQIPVDRRGGSVSAPALEAATKIVEDGGAWGIHPEGTRSPDGRLYKGKTGAVRVALATGTPIIPIALGRTDNRTRKNFWKSRVTVDVLPPLDLSDASLDDQESIRRATDRLMDVIGERTGQDRVPEYAKKGGK, encoded by the coding sequence ATGTCGCTGAGTTCGCTGCGTGCCGCGTTCCGTTACCGGGTGGCCCGCCACCTCCTGATCGGCCCCGCGCTCTGGGTGTGGGGACGGCCCGAATACACGGGGCTGGAGAACATTCCCCGGACGGGACCGGTGATCCTGGCCGCGAACCACCTCGCGATCTCGGACTCCTTCTACGTGGTGCAGAGCGCACGCCGGCCGGTGAGCTTCCTCGCGAAGGCCGACTACTTCACCGAGCCCGGCCTCAAGGGGCGTTTCAAGAAGGTCTTCTTCTCCGGCATGGGCCAGATCCCCGTGGACCGGCGCGGCGGCTCCGTCTCGGCGCCCGCGCTGGAGGCGGCCACGAAGATCGTCGAGGACGGCGGGGCGTGGGGCATCCATCCCGAGGGCACCCGCTCCCCCGACGGCCGGCTGTACAAGGGCAAGACCGGCGCGGTGCGGGTGGCGCTCGCCACCGGCACCCCGATCATCCCGATCGCACTGGGCCGCACCGATAACCGGACGCGGAAGAACTTCTGGAAGAGCCGCGTCACCGTCGACGTACTGCCGCCGCTGGACCTGAGCGACGCGAGCCTCGACGACCAGGAGTCGATCCGGCGCGCCACCGACCGCCTGATGGACGTGATCGGGGAGCGCACCGGCCAGGACCGGGTGCCCGAATACGCGAAGAAGGGCGGCAAGTAG
- a CDS encoding WS/DGAT/MGAT family O-acyltransferase, with translation MKGRLGQSDAEFYALEDSTTPTHVGSLVILSRPDEGLDYERLLATIEERLAEVPRYRQKVRTVPLGIARPVWIEDRDFDITYHVRVSALPQPGSDDQLHDLVARLNSRPLDRERPLWEVYLIEGLADDRLAVFSKTHLALVDGRANVDLMQLLLTDSPHTPQPPEDLWMGQHEPSDGELVMGAVIDMLSRPKRTAAMIQGVVGEVAESITGLQEDAANVIERASSLVRARTAVTPVRSLNVPISRSRRFAVARMDLDEFRRLRAAYGCTVNDLLLSVIAGGLRTWLISRGEPISAGTEVRVLEPIAVDDVGLGVGEQVRAYIVRLPVAEGNAVVRMRQIAHGAAAQVDRNRQVAARALAASGGFTPPTLHALGARTAMSVSPRSFNTLVTNAPGPQAPVYLAGIEVQQVYPVPPLIANQVVSIGITSYNGTVYIGLNADRDGMWDVISMTEFLYEALDELAASAKGE, from the coding sequence GTGAAGGGCAGGCTCGGCCAGTCCGACGCGGAGTTCTACGCGTTGGAGGATTCCACCACTCCCACGCACGTCGGGTCGCTCGTCATCCTGAGCCGGCCCGACGAGGGGCTGGACTACGAGCGCCTGCTCGCGACCATCGAGGAGCGGCTCGCGGAGGTGCCCCGGTACCGGCAGAAGGTCCGCACCGTGCCGCTGGGCATCGCGCGCCCCGTCTGGATCGAGGACCGCGATTTCGACATCACCTACCACGTGCGGGTGTCGGCGCTGCCGCAGCCGGGCAGCGACGATCAGCTGCACGACCTCGTCGCGCGGTTGAACTCCCGGCCGCTCGACCGCGAGCGTCCGCTCTGGGAGGTGTACCTCATCGAGGGCCTCGCCGACGACCGGCTGGCCGTGTTCTCCAAGACCCACCTGGCGCTGGTGGACGGTCGCGCGAACGTGGACCTGATGCAGCTGCTGCTCACGGATTCCCCGCACACGCCGCAGCCGCCCGAGGACCTGTGGATGGGGCAGCACGAGCCCAGCGACGGGGAACTGGTGATGGGCGCGGTCATCGACATGCTCTCGCGGCCCAAGCGCACCGCCGCGATGATCCAGGGCGTCGTCGGCGAGGTCGCCGAGTCGATCACAGGGCTGCAGGAGGACGCCGCCAACGTCATCGAGCGCGCCTCGTCGCTGGTTCGCGCCCGGACGGCCGTCACGCCCGTCCGCTCCCTCAACGTGCCCATCTCCCGGAGCCGCCGGTTCGCGGTCGCCCGGATGGACCTCGACGAGTTCCGCAGGCTCCGGGCCGCCTACGGCTGCACCGTCAACGACCTGCTGCTGTCGGTGATCGCGGGTGGCCTGCGCACCTGGCTGATCTCGCGCGGCGAGCCGATCAGCGCCGGCACCGAGGTGCGGGTGCTGGAACCGATCGCCGTCGACGACGTGGGCCTCGGGGTGGGGGAGCAGGTGCGCGCGTACATCGTGCGGCTCCCCGTCGCCGAGGGCAACGCGGTGGTGCGGATGCGCCAGATCGCGCACGGCGCAGCGGCCCAGGTCGACCGCAACCGGCAGGTCGCCGCGCGGGCGCTGGCCGCGAGCGGCGGCTTCACCCCGCCGACCTTGCACGCGCTGGGCGCACGCACCGCGATGAGCGTCTCGCCGCGGTCCTTCAACACCCTGGTCACCAACGCCCCGGGCCCGCAGGCGCCGGTGTACCTCGCCGGGATCGAGGTGCAGCAGGTGTATCCCGTGCCGCCGCTCATCGCCAACCAGGTGGTGTCCATCGGCATCACGTCGTACAACGGAACGGTGTACATCGGCCTGAACGCCGACCGCGACGGCATGTGGGACGTGATCTCGATGACGGAGTTCCTGTACGAGGCGCTGGACGAGCTCGCCGCGTCCGCGAAAGGGGAGTAG
- a CDS encoding ferredoxin reductase, with the protein MSNSFRAFRDWLEAPAKGVSAEHPRTNLVRGAVARLTTPLLPDDYLHLINPLWSARELRGKIVKVQQETDESVTLTIETGWGFNTKYEAGQYVGIGVLVDGKWTWRSYSLTSVPDMGHGRAPREVSITVKAMNEGFLSNHLVTGVQEGTIVRLQAPSGDFTLPNPLPPKVLFLTAGSGITPVMAMLRTLERRGIPASTDIVAVHSAPNADSALFRDELEAFDANHDNVTVQLRYTRDVGRLTPANLGEAVPDWQERQTWICGPGVFLNDMEKAWKDRGIESRLHQERFTVERADVSASGGDVTFLKAGKTTEVDGATTLLEAGEAAGVQMPFGCRMGICQTCVVQLADGQVRDLRSGDLHTEGERIQTCISVAVGDCTLDV; encoded by the coding sequence ATGAGCAACTCTTTCCGCGCCTTCCGTGATTGGCTCGAGGCCCCCGCCAAGGGGGTCTCCGCTGAGCATCCCCGCACCAATCTGGTGCGCGGCGCGGTAGCGCGGCTCACGACGCCGCTGCTGCCGGACGACTACCTCCACCTGATCAACCCCCTCTGGTCGGCGCGTGAGCTGCGCGGCAAGATCGTCAAGGTGCAGCAGGAGACCGACGAGTCGGTCACGCTCACCATCGAGACCGGCTGGGGCTTCAACACCAAGTACGAGGCCGGCCAGTACGTCGGCATCGGTGTCCTCGTCGACGGCAAGTGGACGTGGCGCTCCTACTCGCTCACCTCCGTGCCGGACATGGGCCACGGCCGCGCCCCGCGCGAGGTGTCGATCACCGTCAAGGCCATGAACGAGGGCTTCCTCTCGAACCACCTCGTCACCGGCGTGCAGGAGGGCACCATCGTGCGCCTGCAGGCCCCGTCGGGCGACTTCACGCTCCCGAACCCCCTGCCGCCCAAGGTCCTGTTCCTCACCGCCGGCAGCGGCATCACCCCCGTCATGGCGATGCTCCGCACGCTGGAGCGGCGCGGCATCCCGGCCTCCACCGACATCGTGGCCGTGCACTCCGCGCCGAACGCCGACTCCGCGCTGTTCCGGGACGAGCTGGAGGCCTTCGACGCCAACCACGACAACGTGACGGTGCAGTTGCGCTACACCCGCGACGTCGGCCGCCTGACGCCCGCGAACCTCGGCGAGGCCGTGCCGGACTGGCAGGAGCGGCAGACGTGGATCTGCGGCCCGGGCGTCTTCCTCAACGACATGGAGAAGGCCTGGAAGGACCGCGGCATCGAGTCGCGCCTGCATCAGGAGCGGTTCACCGTCGAGCGCGCCGACGTCTCGGCGTCGGGCGGCGACGTCACCTTCCTCAAGGCCGGCAAGACCACCGAGGTCGACGGTGCCACCACCCTCCTCGAGGCGGGCGAGGCCGCCGGCGTACAGATGCCGTTCGGCTGCCGCATGGGCATCTGCCAGACCTGCGTGGTGCAGCTCGCCGACGGGCAGGTCCGCGACCTGCGCAGCGGCGACCTGCACACCGAGGGCGAGCGCATCCAGACCTGCATCTCCGTGGCAGTGGGGGATTGCACGCTCGACGTCTGA